In bacterium, a single genomic region encodes these proteins:
- a CDS encoding hydrogenase iron-sulfur subunit codes for MDFTPAIVAFCCENSAYRAADTAGARQEGYPSNIKICRLPCSGKLEVIHILKAFEEGADGVFVFGCHPDSCKFLSGNVRAGKRVDHTAAMLEKLGIEKERLRFFYLSELEWTQFVDLVRQGNESIRSLGPSPVKVKP; via the coding sequence ATGGATTTTACACCGGCCATTGTGGCTTTTTGTTGTGAAAATTCTGCCTATCGGGCGGCGGATACAGCAGGGGCGCGGCAGGAAGGATACCCTTCCAACATCAAAATCTGCCGGCTTCCCTGTTCGGGAAAGCTCGAAGTTATTCATATCCTGAAGGCTTTTGAAGAGGGTGCTGATGGGGTTTTTGTCTTTGGCTGTCACCCGGATAGCTGCAAGTTTCTGTCAGGGAACGTGCGGGCAGGAAAGAGGGTCGATCATACGGCTGCCATGCTGGAGAAGCTGGGAATCGAAAAAGAGCGGCTGCGATTCTTCTATCTGTCCGAACTGGAATGGACTCAATTCGTGGATCTGGTTCGACAGGGCAATGAAAGTATCAGGAGCCTGGGGCCCAGTCCGGTAAAGGTGAAACCATGA
- a CDS encoding type II toxin-antitoxin system Phd/YefM family antitoxin has product MHQVDITQAKQHLSELIEQTISGEDVVITKGGQPVVKLVAISKGKKQRQFGSARGLIKIPDDFNEPLEDFEEYM; this is encoded by the coding sequence ATGCACCAAGTTGATATAACACAAGCCAAACAGCATCTATCCGAACTTATTGAGCAAACTATCAGCGGAGAGGATGTTGTTATTACTAAAGGTGGCCAACCGGTTGTCAAGCTTGTCGCTATCAGTAAGGGTAAGAAGCAGCGACAGTTTGGAAGTGCAAGGGGCCTTATCAAGATACCTGATGACTTCAATGAGCCACTTGAAGATTTTGAGGAGTATATGTAA
- a CDS encoding DUF2887 domain-containing protein codes for MSSTHTRGTDDAFYNLMFIGAEAVLKLLGVKDPTGYEAKAVVLKGKEVRPDIMALPRGTGRESKERVYIEFQGYRSDMIRYSLASKVALSCAQERYTGPVLAGIIFTDSEYQEDALPFNLASLDGVFSIQGRFKEIVLTSYSEGQLMAIDSRLVVLAPFTVSRQLTKDDLMDRSRIWVDTAYKAYPKNLHQNVFNVLALFLLNRFRDLSREEVIQMLDFDLAQTRAGQDIFQEGREKGRLEGIEEGIEKGRLEGLIEAIKLGMELKFGLEGLTLLPRIEKEKDITRLDIIKEAIKIATSVKEIEKLLGSEP; via the coding sequence ATGAGTAGTACCCATACACGGGGCACAGATGATGCTTTTTACAACCTGATGTTTATTGGTGCAGAAGCGGTTCTTAAGCTCCTGGGAGTAAAAGATCCAACCGGGTATGAGGCTAAAGCCGTTGTGCTGAAAGGGAAGGAGGTTCGCCCGGACATTATGGCTCTGCCAAGAGGCACTGGCCGGGAATCTAAAGAGCGGGTCTATATCGAGTTTCAGGGCTACAGGAGTGATATGATCCGTTATTCCCTAGCTTCCAAGGTGGCCCTGTCTTGTGCTCAGGAGCGATATACCGGGCCGGTCCTGGCCGGGATTATCTTCACCGATTCAGAGTATCAGGAAGACGCCCTGCCTTTCAATCTTGCGAGCCTGGATGGGGTATTCTCGATTCAGGGGAGGTTCAAGGAGATCGTTTTGACCAGCTATTCGGAAGGTCAGTTAATGGCCATTGATTCCCGGCTGGTGGTCCTGGCTCCGTTTACGGTTTCCCGGCAGTTGACAAAAGATGACCTCATGGATCGAAGCCGAATATGGGTAGATACAGCCTATAAGGCCTATCCGAAGAATCTTCACCAGAATGTCTTCAACGTTCTGGCTCTGTTTCTTCTGAATCGGTTTCGGGACCTGTCACGAGAGGAGGTAATACAAATGTTAGACTTTGATCTGGCCCAGACCAGGGCAGGACAGGATATCTTTCAGGAAGGCAGAGAGAAAGGAAGGCTGGAAGGAATAGAAGAGGGAATAGAGAAAGGAAGGCTGGAGGGGTTGATCGAAGCTATCAAATTAGGTATGGAATTGAAATTTGGATTAGAGGGATTGACGCTGTTACCGAGGATAGAAAAAGAAAAGGACATAACCAGGCTCGATATCATTAAAGAGGCAATAAAAATAGCCACGAGCGTAAAAGAGATAGAGAAATTACTGGGGAGCGAACCCTGA
- a CDS encoding 4Fe-4S dicluster domain-containing protein, which translates to MSEEKENSAIKVNSAGDGNAPINVLELDPKFKYEVSEQPGGENLKLCFSCGICTAGCPATEVENEYNPRKLIRMVLLGMKEEVLSSNLIWLCSLCYTCYARCPQNVKFTDIMGVLRDMAVREKYVHPSFVKHIDEIDRLSQQARHHMVRAIFSQKKEDRPIDRIGLLKTAVEKLQKE; encoded by the coding sequence GTGTCGGAAGAAAAAGAAAATTCTGCAATCAAAGTAAATTCTGCAGGCGATGGAAATGCTCCAATCAACGTCTTGGAGCTGGATCCGAAGTTCAAGTATGAGGTTTCCGAGCAACCAGGGGGCGAGAATCTGAAGCTGTGTTTCTCGTGCGGCATCTGTACTGCCGGATGTCCGGCCACGGAGGTAGAGAACGAGTACAACCCCCGCAAGTTGATCCGGATGGTTTTACTGGGCATGAAGGAGGAGGTTTTGTCTTCCAATCTGATCTGGTTATGTTCGCTCTGCTACACCTGCTATGCTCGCTGCCCGCAAAACGTGAAATTCACTGACATCATGGGGGTTTTGCGTGACATGGCGGTGCGGGAAAAGTATGTTCATCCCTCCTTTGTCAAGCATATTGACGAGATTGACCGTCTGTCGCAGCAGGCGCGCCATCATATGGTGCGGGCCATTTTTTCACAGAAGAAAGAAGACCGACCCATCGACCGGATAGGTTTATTGAAGACGGCTGTTGAGAAACTACAAAAGGAGTAA
- a CDS encoding type II toxin-antitoxin system HicB family antitoxin, whose translation MNKYEVIIYWSDEDEAFIAEVPELPGCMADGKTHQEALSNIEVIVQEWIETAKELGRSIPQPKGRLIFA comes from the coding sequence ATGAATAAATATGAAGTTATCATATATTGGAGCGATGAAGACGAGGCATTTATTGCCGAGGTGCCAGAATTGCCCGGGTGCATGGCTGATGGAAAGACACATCAGGAAGCGCTTTCCAATATCGAGGTCATTGTTCAGGAATGGATTGAAACTGCAAAAGAGTTAGGGCGTTCGATTCCACAACCAAAGGGACGTTTAATATTTGCCTGA
- a CDS encoding DUF4926 domain-containing protein translates to MIHELDTVILSHDIDEYSLKAGDVGAVVHCHENGAACEVEFVTSEGETVALLTLTQEDIRPMQGREILHVRELASR, encoded by the coding sequence ATGATTCACGAACTAGATACCGTTATCCTTTCTCATGACATTGATGAATATAGTTTGAAAGCGGGCGATGTAGGAGCAGTTGTGCATTGCCATGAGAATGGCGCTGCATGTGAGGTTGAATTTGTAACCTCCGAGGGTGAGACAGTTGCCCTTTTAACACTTACGCAGGAAGACATTCGTCCAATGCAGGGCAGGGAAATTTTGCATGTTCGGGAGCTTGCATCAAGGTGA
- a CDS encoding DUF6516 family protein — protein MILECYNKLRAIANSEYDDIIKESYIIFSYTGRARKLRLQLVDNTFIDIWYSLEGEYSFHWEQRYLRDTLYRHDNAPHKRWEYVKTFPKHCHDGSQENVTESTLSDTPEQAIREFLTIVRQRIVVRMRREK, from the coding sequence ATGATCTTAGAATGTTACAACAAGCTTAGAGCGATAGCCAATAGCGAATACGATGATATTATAAAAGAAAGCTATATCATATTCAGTTATACTGGTAGAGCAAGAAAATTGCGGTTGCAGCTTGTTGATAATACTTTCATAGATATCTGGTACTCTCTTGAAGGAGAGTATTCATTTCATTGGGAGCAAAGGTATCTAAGAGATACGCTCTACAGGCATGATAATGCACCTCATAAGAGATGGGAGTATGTTAAAACTTTTCCCAAACACTGCCACGATGGCTCCCAGGAGAATGTTACAGAAAGCACCCTTTCTGATACACCTGAACAGGCAATAAGAGAGTTTCTGACTATTGTGAGGCAAAGGATAGTAGTAAGGATGAGAAGAGAAAAGTGA
- a CDS encoding nucleotidyltransferase domain-containing protein, producing the protein MYLFGSYARGEAREQSDLDFLVVEKSLKSRRTEMVRLHDAIRPMRIPVDILVVSEAAFTEWADVKGTVIYL; encoded by the coding sequence ATATACCTTTTTGGATCTTATGCCCGTGGTGAGGCTCGCGAACAGTCTGACTTAGACTTTCTCGTTGTTGAAAAGTCACTCAAAAGCCGCCGAACGGAGATGGTTCGTCTCCATGATGCGATACGACCAATGCGTATTCCAGTAGATATTTTAGTTGTAAGTGAGGCGGCTTTTACCGAATGGGCTGATGTTAAAGGAACTGTTATTTATTTATAA
- a CDS encoding 4Fe-4S dicluster domain-containing protein: MDSPLKIGVFLCTCGHMMNDYFDTRLLLDSAARVPGVTCVDENRFLCTRSGLEWLKIKIAQSGCNRIVIAGCSPHQHEFKFMQALEEAGLNRSLLAIANIREGCAWVCSEKSECQPKAQRMIAAAIRRVAQARPVEKVQTRMNPSALVIGAGSTGVRMALELHRLGIQPVLIDRNSQAGQVDTSLLSPCTGGACTETLDQRQQLASGLKELGDKKIGILTSTEVRDVAGGPGAFQVTLDMQGQDKVLEVGSIVVSTGLQSRDGQGLAGVGSSNRIVGLTRLRDMAAGERKTLERIMMSPDKRTKYVCFILGASQGGGSRGAFAKRATVMALNEAIALKKQFKAEVMVAAGDIMVCGTELESLYRLARESGVLFFRFTESTRPEVSLEKGIITVKLYDPALAGTGNGNGNGEGGGGRPISVLADLLILEDEVLPAEGTQNLQSVLRINLNDRGFYREGFFQGGNIHLAPNLSNRKGIFVAGACHGKEETSEILSDIRSVAMAVCSLVSQANAGVERKVVINTEKCALCLTCIRTCPHRAIEVGEVEAGQKWGAKVMPEACQGCGICAGECPAKAIEMVQYSDAQIFSELIF, encoded by the coding sequence TTCCTGTGCACCTGCGGCCATATGATGAATGATTATTTCGATACCAGGCTTTTGCTGGATTCCGCGGCCAGGGTCCCCGGTGTGACCTGTGTGGATGAGAACCGCTTTCTATGTACCAGAAGCGGCCTCGAGTGGCTGAAGATCAAGATTGCCCAATCCGGCTGCAACCGCATAGTCATTGCCGGATGCTCACCGCATCAGCATGAATTCAAGTTCATGCAGGCGCTTGAAGAGGCGGGTTTGAATCGCTCCTTGCTGGCCATTGCCAATATCCGGGAAGGCTGCGCCTGGGTGTGTTCGGAAAAGAGCGAATGCCAGCCGAAAGCTCAGCGGATGATCGCGGCTGCAATCCGCCGGGTGGCTCAGGCCAGACCTGTGGAAAAGGTGCAAACCAGGATGAATCCTTCGGCCCTGGTCATCGGCGCGGGATCGACCGGCGTTCGGATGGCGCTGGAGCTGCACCGGCTGGGTATTCAGCCTGTCCTGATCGACCGGAATTCCCAGGCAGGCCAGGTGGATACTTCCCTGCTCAGCCCCTGCACCGGGGGTGCCTGCACGGAGACCCTGGACCAGCGGCAGCAACTGGCGTCCGGGCTGAAAGAGCTTGGTGACAAGAAGATCGGGATTTTAACCTCCACCGAGGTCAGGGATGTGGCCGGCGGCCCCGGAGCTTTCCAGGTTACCCTCGATATGCAAGGCCAGGACAAGGTCCTTGAGGTCGGAAGCATTGTGGTCAGTACCGGCTTGCAGAGCCGGGACGGGCAGGGGCTGGCTGGTGTGGGCTCCTCCAACCGGATCGTTGGTCTCACCCGGCTGCGGGATATGGCCGCTGGCGAACGAAAGACCCTTGAGCGGATCATGATGAGCCCGGATAAGCGGACCAAGTATGTCTGCTTCATCCTTGGTGCATCGCAGGGGGGAGGATCACGCGGGGCTTTTGCCAAGAGGGCAACCGTCATGGCCCTGAACGAAGCCATTGCCCTGAAAAAGCAATTTAAGGCGGAGGTTATGGTTGCCGCCGGTGATATCATGGTCTGCGGCACGGAACTGGAATCCCTGTACCGGCTGGCCCGTGAATCCGGGGTCCTGTTCTTCCGGTTCACGGAAAGCACCCGGCCTGAAGTCAGCCTTGAAAAGGGAATCATCACCGTAAAGCTGTATGATCCTGCCCTTGCCGGAACGGGAAACGGAAACGGGAACGGAGAAGGGGGAGGTGGTCGCCCCATCTCGGTCCTGGCCGACCTTCTCATCCTTGAGGATGAAGTCCTCCCCGCTGAGGGGACTCAAAATCTGCAAAGCGTTCTCAGGATCAATCTGAACGACAGAGGATTTTACCGGGAAGGCTTTTTCCAGGGAGGAAACATTCACCTTGCGCCAAACCTCTCGAACCGGAAGGGGATCTTTGTAGCCGGGGCCTGCCACGGAAAAGAGGAAACTTCCGAGATCCTCAGCGATATCCGGTCGGTGGCTATGGCTGTCTGCTCCCTGGTATCCCAGGCAAATGCCGGGGTGGAGCGCAAGGTGGTCATCAACACCGAAAAGTGCGCCCTGTGCCTGACCTGCATCCGTACCTGCCCGCACCGGGCCATCGAGGTCGGAGAGGTCGAGGCCGGGCAGAAATGGGGGGCCAAGGTCATGCCCGAAGCCTGCCAGGGGTGTGGAATCTGTGCCGGTGAATGTCCGGCCAAGGCAATTGAAATGGTGCAGTATTCTGATGCCCAGATTTTCTCTGAACTAATCTTTTGA
- a CDS encoding methylenetetrahydrofolate reductase, whose translation MKAGSRLEQLLTRGEFVATAELGPPKSADIQLIKRKAEILRGFADAVNITDNQTAIVRVSSVAAGKIALDEGLEPIIQMTCRDRNRLAMQADILGAYVLGLRNLLCLSGDHQSFGNHPQSKNVYDLDSIQLVQMFKNMRDEKVFQCGEEIRNTKKSEIMEPRMFLGVAANPFGDPFEFRVVRLAKKIKAGADFVQTQCIFDLPKFKRWMQMVVDQGLHEKVYILAGIMPIKSPKVLQYMKNNVAGMSIPDELIRRMEGAKDAKAEGVRICVELIQQAREIPGVRGVHIMAVEWEEIVPTIVKDAGLWPRPQVG comes from the coding sequence ATGAAGGCAGGCAGCCGTCTGGAACAATTGTTGACTCGAGGGGAATTTGTGGCTACCGCGGAGCTGGGGCCACCAAAGAGTGCGGATATTCAATTGATTAAACGTAAGGCCGAGATACTGCGCGGATTTGCGGATGCCGTCAATATCACCGATAATCAGACCGCCATCGTCCGGGTGTCCAGCGTTGCCGCCGGGAAAATCGCCCTGGACGAGGGTCTTGAGCCCATCATTCAGATGACCTGCCGGGACCGGAACCGCCTGGCCATGCAGGCCGATATCCTGGGAGCGTATGTGCTTGGCCTGCGAAATCTTCTATGCCTGAGCGGGGACCATCAGAGCTTCGGCAACCATCCCCAGTCCAAGAACGTATACGACCTGGATTCCATCCAACTGGTGCAGATGTTCAAGAACATGCGGGATGAAAAGGTCTTTCAGTGCGGCGAGGAGATCCGGAATACCAAGAAGTCAGAAATCATGGAGCCGCGAATGTTTTTGGGCGTGGCCGCCAACCCCTTCGGTGATCCCTTCGAATTCCGCGTGGTCCGGCTGGCCAAGAAAATCAAGGCCGGAGCCGATTTTGTTCAGACCCAGTGCATCTTCGATCTGCCCAAATTCAAGCGCTGGATGCAGATGGTGGTCGATCAGGGCCTGCACGAGAAAGTATACATCCTGGCCGGAATCATGCCCATCAAGTCCCCCAAGGTGCTTCAGTACATGAAGAACAACGTGGCCGGAATGAGCATCCCGGATGAACTCATCCGCCGGATGGAAGGGGCAAAAGACGCCAAGGCCGAAGGGGTCAGGATTTGCGTGGAGCTGATTCAGCAGGCGCGGGAAATCCCCGGCGTGCGCGGAGTGCACATCATGGCCGTGGAGTGGGAGGAGATCGTGCCGACTATTGTCAAGGATGCGGGCCTGTGGCCGAGGCCACAGGTGGGGTAG
- a CDS encoding type II toxin-antitoxin system VapC family toxin, with product MRALLDTSCFLWFIAGSDNLSINARNFIVDINNELVLSISSLWEIVIKVSIGRLELLRPFEQLIPEQLNENEIDILPIELSHLSTVMELPFHHRDPFDRLIIAQGITERLPVISNDNVFHEYPIEIIW from the coding sequence ATGCGTGCGCTCCTTGATACAAGTTGTTTCCTGTGGTTTATTGCTGGTAGTGATAATCTGAGCATCAATGCCCGGAACTTCATTGTCGACATAAACAATGAACTTGTTCTGAGTATTTCGAGTCTATGGGAAATAGTAATCAAGGTGAGTATTGGTAGACTTGAGTTATTAAGGCCATTTGAGCAGCTCATCCCGGAGCAACTAAACGAGAATGAAATAGATATATTGCCAATAGAATTGAGCCATCTTTCAACGGTTATGGAATTGCCGTTTCATCATCGAGATCCGTTTGATCGGTTGATAATTGCGCAGGGCATTACGGAGAGGCTTCCGGTGATTAGCAATGACAATGTTTTTCATGAGTATCCTATTGAAATAATATGGTGA
- a CDS encoding methylenetetrahydrofolate reductase C-terminal domain-containing protein, translated as MIVADQKDITEIIAMTEGYRNILVIGCDTCVTVCLAGGAKEVAILASGLRLAAKASGRQVEVHETSIERQCEKEFVDALHSAVKGQDLLISTGCGIGVQTIAEQFPQIPVVPALNTKMLGLPERQGVWVERCQACGQCILDKTGGICPISRCSKSLLNGPCGGSQNGKCEINKDIDCGWHLIYERLKALGRLACLEEIMPAKNWSTSRDGGPRKVIREDMCL; from the coding sequence ATGATTGTTGCAGATCAGAAAGATATAACCGAAATTATCGCCATGACCGAAGGTTACCGCAATATTCTGGTAATCGGCTGTGATACCTGTGTGACGGTTTGCCTGGCCGGTGGAGCCAAGGAAGTGGCCATTCTGGCTTCCGGGCTGCGGCTGGCAGCCAAGGCCAGCGGCAGGCAGGTGGAAGTGCACGAGACCAGCATCGAGCGCCAGTGCGAGAAAGAGTTTGTTGACGCTCTGCACAGTGCGGTCAAGGGGCAAGACCTCCTGATCTCCACAGGCTGCGGCATCGGTGTCCAGACCATAGCCGAGCAGTTCCCGCAGATTCCGGTGGTACCTGCCCTCAATACCAAAATGCTGGGCCTGCCGGAGCGGCAGGGTGTGTGGGTCGAGCGCTGCCAGGCCTGCGGCCAGTGCATTCTCGATAAAACCGGCGGTATCTGCCCGATTTCCCGCTGCTCGAAGAGCCTGCTGAATGGCCCCTGCGGGGGATCGCAAAACGGCAAATGTGAAATCAACAAGGATATCGACTGTGGCTGGCATTTGATTTATGAGCGCCTGAAAGCTCTGGGCAGACTCGCATGCCTCGAAGAGATCATGCCCGCTAAAAACTGGTCCACAAGCCGGGATGGAGGACCGCGAAAGGTGATCAGGGAGGATATGTGTCTATGA
- a CDS encoding type II toxin-antitoxin system HicA family toxin translates to MSKYKKLLQQILLGRSYDNILFSDLCQLLIHLGFDERIRGDHHIFTKNGVEEILNLQPKGGKAKNYQVKQVRNIIFRYKLGDGYYE, encoded by the coding sequence ATGAGCAAATATAAAAAACTTTTGCAGCAAATACTACTTGGAAGATCCTATGATAACATCCTATTTTCTGATCTCTGCCAGTTACTGATTCATCTGGGCTTTGATGAGCGTATCCGTGGTGATCACCATATTTTTACTAAAAATGGTGTCGAGGAAATACTGAACTTGCAGCCCAAAGGAGGAAAGGCAAAGAATTATCAGGTTAAGCAAGTTCGTAATATCATTTTCCGGTATAAATTAGGAGATGGTTATTATGAATAA